The Canis lupus familiaris isolate Mischka breed German Shepherd unplaced genomic scaffold, alternate assembly UU_Cfam_GSD_1.0 chrUn_S1662H1856, whole genome shotgun sequence genomic sequence ACCAGGCACTTGTTACATCTGCTCTTCAGGTTCCTTAGGACTCACTCACCTCCCGCCAGCCTTCCATCCACTTCCTTGTTCAGGGCCTAATAGTCCAAAGTGAAGCTGCTCTAACCATAGGCACCATGCAGGTCTTGCTCACGGCAGCATCCCCAGTGCTTAGCACAGCGCCTGCCACTTACAGGTGTTCATGTTATGTTGACTTAATTACCTGTAATTCAGCTCCTATTTCTGCTCATGGAAGAGTCCATGGGTTTAAACCCCATAAGGCATCAGTGGTAAATGGGTTGCTGGTCTCAGAGGCTGTGTGCAAATACCTGGGAGAGGGCTCACTGACCGGCAAAGACACCACAGGCCTCCCGTTACCGTGACACACGAGGTCCTTTTTTATGGGTAGTGGAGCTGATAGGGTCTCACTCTGCAGACTGGCTGGCTCGGGACTGTGGCTCAGTAACAACGTGGACTCCAAACAAAAGAACCAGGTTGACCCCACGGCTGAACCCCCAGAGATCATCAGCACCACGCTCCGTGAACCGTAACAGCGAGGTCAGGTCACAAAGATGGCAGGAGGCTGCCGCTCGCATGGTCTCTTCTGAGTCACGCGGTCAGCGGGAACGGATGTTGCTGGCCGGCGACGTGTGTGTAAAACTGTCCCCAACACTGGCCCCAGGGGAAGGTTCAGATGTCTTCTAATGCAATCTAGTAATTATGTTACTAGGGGttcactaaaaatatattaaaaaccaccaTGTACAACTTTTGAGGACCGCGTAACTGTTATACGTGTACTTTGGAAAGTGAATTCTTTGCTAGacatctttttaagaaaatgggattaaaaaaagCTGACCTTTCCAGTCTGTGCTGTTTTCTACCCACTTTCAAAAGCAAATGGTTCACTACTTCtatccatttgtatttcttttagtttGAATAGGGGCTAGAAAACTGCTGGGGAGCTCTGGAAGAGAGAAACTGTTGAAGGCAGACAGGAGGGTGGGGCCACGGGGCCGGGGCCCTCATCCATCCAGCAGGTGGCTGGGCGTCGTGTGGCACACCGCACTGTACTGCAACgtgcagggacagagggagggccaAACACTCGCCCTCCTCAGAGAACTTCAGACCTAGGAAAGGCCAGGCAACGTCAACGTTTGCTTACCAGTTCCTGTATTAAAAAGCAAGAGCGTATTCCTTATCATACTGttcaacaacccccccccccccccccccccgccttccaaGGGTGAGAGATGGCTAGCTGggcataaataaatatctgttcaatCAATCCACGTAtgtaccagttttttttttttcttttttttttgcttttccaaaaACCTGTTAACTAGTAAATACAGCAAATAGCTCCTGAAGTGTACATATAAAGGCAGCACAGAATTCCCCCACTGTCCAAAAGTAGTGTTCCCAGGCTGAAATGAGACACAGTAAAGCGGGAACCTTCAGTTTCCTTCAGCTGGAGAACAGGTACTAACGTAGAGGTCTGGTACAAGTGAAGCCATGTGAGGCCGACTGACAGCAGGAAACCCCGTGCAGATACTAAATCCATTTTACCCCAAGGCGGGAGACCCTGAAGACCTTGACCTGACAGCTGGGGAGAACTGGACCCCTGACGGTCGGTGAAGCCAGCTTTGTGACCATGTAAGGGCCAGGAGGGACCAACGAGAAGTTATACTCTGAGGGGACATTCAAACGTTATTTAATGTAAATAGGATGCCTTTAAAACAAGAGATATGGTACCATTTTCCAGAAGCCACTTACTCATCCACTGCTCCTCAGTTAGCTGTCGGAGCCCCCGAGACTGAAAGGGTAGGTCCTTTCTCTCCGTGGCCTTTGTCCACCTCCGTCTCCCATCCTCCCTACACTCGCTCAGGCATGTAGAACTTGCCCCAGTACCGCCCCTTCTGGGTCAAGTCGTACGGGCTCAGGTATTTCCGAATCCCCAGCATGTTGGCGGTGACTATGCGCTCAAAGGTCCAGGGGTTTTGGTTGTTCTGTTCTCGCTCCTCCTGATCTCTCCGCATCTTCTCTAGAGTCTCTCGGCTCACGGCCTTCGCTGTGAACGGCAACTTGTGGGCAACCTGGTCGAGGAAACCTTGTACCTCCTTGAATTCACAACGCCCCGCCCAACTCTACTATGAGACGGCCAGCCTTCACGGGGGTCACGTAGTGATCAATGGCACCTTTGCCACCCCCCATGCGCTGTCCCACACCCTTGCGGGTAATGGGCTTGAAAGGGGCCGGTACTCTCCATAAAGCAAACATGTTCTTGGGGTCCATGGAGCGGTTGATTGTCAGGCGCATCATTTCAAAATGGCCCCAATGGAGGTAACCACCACCCAGCGCCTAAAAGTGGATGAAAGAATTAGAAACATATGGGAACTTAGTTATCTTTTATGGGCTCTTTTATAGTAACTGTGGCTTtaattacatacataaaaataaaagtcctaatAAGTACCCTGGAGTAAAAACCTAGGGTGTGCTAGTAAATGAAAACAAGGTGGACCCATTTCAATGGCGCAGGTGATATTTAAAACAGACCAGAATGGTAGGAATTAGCCAAGGGAAACGGACAACAGTTACAGAGGAatggcttgggggggggggggggggggggaggacctGAGCCTGGGAGAAGCCGGAGAGGCTGGAGCAgctgggtgggggggctgggtgTGGACCTGTCGGGCTGATCAGGCCGTGGAAGGACTGTACATTGTCCCTCGGGCTGCCTGATGGGAAAGCCGCTGGGTCCACACCCACCTGTGCAGCGACTGACATCAAGTCCTCAGGAAGCTACTCCGAGGAAGGAAGACCGCTGGCCGCCTCCTGAGCCatgggtagttttatttttaccagAAGTCTGAGAGGATCTCATAGGGACCACCAGCGAGGTAGCTTCCATCTTTACGTTATTTTCACGCAACATGTAAAAGCGAGACCTAGGACTCAGACGCTGACTGGGAAGTGCACACCAGCTTGAAAAGCAAACGGTGGCACTTCTGAGACAACCCGTGGAGGGAGGGAATTAACTCGCGAGCAGGACACTTGGCAACCCGCCGGCCTCCCTCCCGGAGCAGCAGGACTCTGACGTCACTTACCAAGATTGCAAAGTTGCCCTCCGTGAACTCAGTGGCTTCCGTAGAAGGTCCCCGGATGTCGCTCAAGTTCTTAGGTTCTCGCCTCACTTTTGGCACGAGTGGTACCCTTTCCACAAATCTAAGCTTGGGCTTCTCCGGAATGGAAACATCTAAAAGGAGCACAGACAACCAAGAGTCAGGACAACCACACATCTCAAAGGACCCATTTTCTTCCTACAAGACTCTCATCAGTCAAATCAAAGTCTTGAAGTtcccactggaaaaaaacaaaaaactcaaatgcTTAAAAGGTTTTTCCCGTGGATGTTTTTTTATGGACAGTGGAATCTGGTTATAACAAGTGTTAATGGGATACAGCGAACAACAGGTGAGACCCACAGTGACCCCCGTGCAGAGTCTTGGCCCTCAAAGGAACCTCCCTCTAACGCTAGACGAGACCGTCTGGAAGGCAGAGACTGAGACTGTCCCAGAGAACACctgctaaattatttttatgtttagcaAGTGCTAGACGTTGGGCTGAACGCTTTATGTGCAGcatcttgttttatctttaagATAACTTCACAGCCCTGGTCATTTTTTAGCGCTTCCCTGGTCTAGAATGCTGAACTTCTTAAGTGTAACACCCGTGACCACACGGCCGGATAACCGTGCAGCTCAGTTACCGCAAAGTGAACGCACAAACATACCCCCGTCGCCGCCCTCAGGCAGGTACTACTTGAAATCTCCGTTTTATAAAAGAGGAACCTGAGGCCTAGAGACCTTTGCTCAGGTGGTCCAGGCCGCCCAGGGACAACGGCACAGCCACGCAGGCCCTGTGGACGTCAGCGGCGCGTGGAGCACCCTGCAGGGGACCTGAATCCCTAAGTTCTCTGCTCCCCGCGTTCTCGGGAGGACGCCTGCTGGGTCTGCACGGGGCCCTTCATGCCCACACCTGTGCACTTCGCCGTGCGCGACACCTGagggcgggcggggtggggggtggggctgaggcGCAGGCCACACAGGCCTCTGACCGCTTGGGGAAAACACCTGTTACCTCCTAGGTCACCTAAGGTGTGTCTCAGGTAAGGCAGGCAGGGCTGCACCACCGAGTCCAACACCCCATTAGGACCGCGCTCGGGGGCACAGCAACTGCCCCCTGCGCCCCTGCGGCTTCCCCAGGCAGCCCGAGGCCTGCAGTGACGCTTCTCCACCCCCGCCCACTGGCACTTGCAGGACCCGCACCTTCACCTGGTGTCTAAGATAAAACCCCTCAGAGGCCCACACTGCCGgggttggtttctttctttaagatttccaATCCATCAAAGACACGTCCAAATGTGGCTTATCTGAACGTCGCCATCCCTCCCGCCATCCCTCCCGCGGGTCAGCGCCTCCGCTTCTGGTTCCAGGGCGCCTGCGGGGCTCGCCGGCCTGGGGGGAGGACATCAGGGCTGCAGCCCGCAAGGGGCCTCGGCTCCGTGCAGGCGCGGGGTCGTGGGGCTCCGGCTCCTCGCGCTTCCCGGCCCGACAGCGCCTCCTGGCTCACCGCGGCCCGCACGGCCTGCCTGGGCTGGGCGGCTCTGCCCTGGGCTGCCGGGGGCACCGCGCCAGGGCGCCCGCCTGCGGGTCCCGCCCAGACACGGGGACACACCCGGGCCCCAGCTCTCACCCTCGAAGGTCGGCACCGGGAGCAGCGTCTTCAGCCcagcgcgggcgggcggggcggcccggggaCCTAGAGGGAAAGGCAGTGAGACTCGGCGGCCACGGGCGGGGCACGAGAGACCGCAGCGCAGCCGGGGCAGGCCGGGGCAGACCGGGGCAgacgggggaggggaggggggcacatCCCCGTGGACGCCCGACCCCTCCCCCCACGACCCCTGCGCCCCGCACCCCTTCCACCgacccccgcgcccctccccaccgacccccgcccctcccccaccgcccgGCAGCGCCCCTCCGGCACCAGTCCCCGCGGTGGCGGGAGCGGGGAGGCCAAGCGCCAGCGGAGCctccgcggggcgggcggggaggacGGGAGGGCTGCTGGCGCCGCGGGCTCCTGACCTGACGTCCGCGCCCGCAGGAGCGGCGCCCCGGCCCGAGCCAGCAGCCGCCACATGGCCGCGCGCGACCGGCCGCCCAGGCTCCACCGCGACCTCGGCGCCGCGCTGCACCCACCGGGCCGGAAGTGACGTTGGCGCGGGTCCGCCCCCGGAGAGTCCCGGCGGAAGTGGGGGAACCCGGGCCGCGGCGCTGGGGTTCCGGCGATGTCAGTGctagccccgcccccgccgctgtCGGCGTCTGCGCAGTCGGGACCTCGGGACCCCGGGACGCGAGGGTCGCGGAGCCTgtgccgggggggcggggctggagccTCTGCTCTGCtttccggggggcggggcctgtgcgAGGGGGGGGCTGCGGCCTCTGCTGCGcttcccggggggcggggcctgtgccggggggcggggctgcggcctCTGCTGTGcttcccggggggcggggcctgtgccggggggcggggctgcggcctCTGCTGTGcttcccggggggcggggcctgtgccggggggcggggcctgtgccggggggcggggctgcggcctctgctgtgctctcgggggcggggcctgtgccgggggacggggctggggcctctgctgtgctcccggggggcggggctggggcctcTGCTGTGcttcccggggggcggggcctgtgccggggggcggggctgcggcctCTGCTGTGcttcccggggggcggggcctgtgccggggggcggggctgcggcctCTGCTGtgctcccggggggcggggcctgtgccggggggcggggctgcggcctCTGCTGCAGCTTCCCCAGCCCGGGGCCCTGACCTTGGGCGCTCCCCGGGTTGCACCCTGGCCTGAGCTGGGAGCTGGTGCTGCTGACCTGTTAGGTGTTGtgtcccccccagccccccccagaGGTGGAGGTCTGTCACCTGGAGGGAACAGCACCATCCCGCCTGGAGGCCTTGCTGCTCCAGGGACCCCAGGGCCTGGACAGTTACCAAAACTTGATGATTAACGTAAAATAATGAGTATTCTGGCGGAGGCTGGGCCAATCATGTCTTAATATGACAGGCTTTTTAATATTTGGAAGGACAGAGAATCTTTCCCCAAGCCTATAGGACACAAATCGGATTGACGCATTGAGACAGCTGTGTGTTGTATTTAAATTAGACTAAATCTCCGTGTGGTCAAGGATTAATTTCATAAATGGCGAGAAATAAAGCCCGTGAGGCTTGCCGGGCTCCTGGAGAGCTTTCTCCGGCCCCAGGCCACCTGCACACCCCTGCACCCCGAAGCTGTCTCCAGAGTGAATGGGCTTGACTGCAGCCAGGCCTCTGAGCTTCTAGAGCAGGCCTCTGAGGGTCAACGCCCCCAATCCCGAGCCAGAGCCGGATTCTAGGCagcccttccctgctccctcccacccaAGGTGGTAGATGACAACGTGCTCAGGCATTAGAACATCTCAGGGTGAATATTGTGTAATTTTGTTTtgggtggaaaaataaaatgtcagtacAACCTGTCTTTGACAGGTCTCGAAGTCTTTTGATGCCGTCCCctcaatttctactttttttatttttacttatttaacttattttttaaaaagattgcatttatttattcacgagagagacagagagagagagagagagaggcagagacccaggcagagggagaagcaggctccacgcagggaccctgatgcaggactcgaacccgggaccccggggtcacgccctgagccaaaggcaggcactcaaccaccgagccacccaggtgcccccttttgtttattttaaaagaactaaaaagtaaactcaaagttttacatttaaacaGTTACCATGACAAATGACGCCTATTTTTCTTTGCAACAGTTGTGCCCGGTACAATAGGGTACAGAGAGGAAAAGCCAGCGACGCCTTTCTGTAGGAATTCATGTTTACATAGACACGACGTGATGAGCACAGGCCAGCTACTGCCGAAACACCAGAAGAGAAGTAAGAGTAGAGCATCGTGAAAACGGTAGGAGGCACGTAAGGGCTCCCCTCGTCCCTAAACACGATTTTCCCTCCTTCCAGGTCTCACAGCCCTTTCTTTATGCTTCTCTCTGGTGGTTCCATGGTATGTATCTGTAGGAAACGGATGTTCTGGGATGAAATGATTTGCTACCCGGCAAGTATGATGCAAAGTAGAGATAAAAAACCTTGATGTTCCTACTTTTACTGGCATGGGTTTGCTAAAACCTCCCCAAAATTGGCTTCAGACCACCTGCATCAGATGTTTCTGAGACCTTGGTGTAAATGTGAATATCTGGTCCCTCCTTACTGAGCCAGACAGTGCAGGTGGGGTCCAGGAATTCCTCTTGTGAACTAAGCCCTGTGGGTGATCCTAAAGCCTAAGCAAGGGGATTACCAGTCCTCGGTGAGCGCTGTGAAATTTTAAGATGCTACAATGTATAGCTACAAGGCATTATTTTTGGATCATCCGGGTCTCTATTCGCTGGGATTTGTGATTTTCCCATCTGTATAAAAAATCACAATCTCCATGTTTAATCTTCCTTATTCTAAAATCAAGAGATAACGGAAGCCTGAAGCCTAACTCCAGGGCCAGTGGTTGACATACACGGCACCCGCACGCATGTTGTCTGTGTGTATGCGCAGGCGTGCGCACGGTCTCATTCTAACAAAAAGGTTGGGCTTGGGCTTATCAGAGTCTAATCACAATATCGTGATGTGATAAATCACCGTGGAAGCTCCTCATCTCAGGAAGTCCATGGAACCTCGTCAAAGGGCTAGTGGTACGTCTTCTTCGTCACCTCGCTTCCATATGGTGTAGGGCCTTCCTGAGAGAGCAGCTGCACTGCTGTGTTTTGGGGTCCTGGAGTGAATGGGCGGGAGAGATTTCCAGAGACGTTTCTGGTGCAAAAAAGTGGTTTTTATTAAAGCTCAgagacaggacccgtgggcagaaagcTGCGCTGAGGTTGTGAGGAGTGACTGAGTATATtcttggagggggtgggggtagcgGAAGTCTGAGGTTTTCAGGACCTTGAGGTGTCACTTCCTACCGTCTAATAAAGCCTCCGTCGTGAGACCCTCCGGGTCAGTGGGCCATAGCCTTGGAGGATGACTGCTCAcatgtatgggggggggggggtgtagagATAAAGGACGTTTCCAAAGGGATTGACCCACCAGCAACATCAGAGTGCCTGTTGATGCACATACGTGCTGAGCTCTCTTGcacaccttttttattttttgaaatttatttatttatttattttacttaaattcgaTTAATGAACATATGGCGTAttcttggtttcagaggtagagtttagggAGTCGTCAGTCGCATAGAACACCCAGGGCcgcctccttcatgcccatcacccagtgacccggCGGCCCTCCCATGCAGCGACCCTCAGctggtttgtctccatctctgatttcatcctgttttattttcccctcccttcgcctgtgctcctctgttttgttcttaaattgcACACGTGAGTGAGACCGTATGATAATGGTCTTTGTCTGACGGGCTTCCTCCCCTCAGCATCACGCCCTCCAGGGCCGTCCTCGGGGAAGCCCGCGGCGGGTGCCGTCCTTCCTGGCGGCTGAGTGATGCCCGCTGTATCCATAGACACCTCCTCTTCATCCATCGTCTGTCGGGGGCACCGAGGCGCCTCCCACCGTGTGGCTGCTGTGGACACCGGGGCGCAGGTGCCCCTTCGCATCAATCCCACACGTGCATCCTGGGGGCAAATACCCCGTAGTCGTCACACCTTTCTCTCAGAGCTCTGCCGGCGTGAACACGGACAAAGGACACCCAATGTCATGTGCATAACAGGCTGTTAAAACAAGATTGTACCTGACTCAGCTTTGTGGTGACCCCCACATTCCCGAGTGAGCCGTTGGGCCTTCTGGGCAGGATggattgatgattgattgattgatttttgattttatttattttagagagagagcacgagcagggggcgAAGCAGGGGGGAAGAGCCTCAAGCAGGCTCTGCGAGGTGAGCgtggactcgatctcaggaccctgagccgaaaccaagagtcggagcttaactgactgggccactcaggtgccccccggGCAGGATTCATAAAGGAGGCGGTAGGAACTGGCTGAGGACCCCATGCAGGGTGTGGATTTAGGGTCCTCTTACATCCTGCTCACCAGGGCCCCACCGAGAAGCGGgagccaggagctggaggagccGCAGAGATGGGGGTGTCCAGGGCCTGAGGGAAGACTTGGGGCCCCAGGACGTATTTTTGGTTGGGGCAGAGGAGGACATACTTCAGCCCCTACCAGGTGCCATGCGGGTCAGCCCTGGCAGGGGTCAGAGGCAGGGGCCGGGGAGGCCAGGGAAGAGCCAGGAGCTGCTGGAAGCACCAAGTGGGGCCGTGCAGCCCCTCTGCCGCCCTTCGCCCTTGGCTTCCACTGAGGCACCGCGGCCCCAGCAGGCCGGAGCCCGGAGACCAGCACCTTCACCTGCAGGTGGATCCACGGTGGCGACTCTTAACACAGTATCGGGCGCTTCGGGTactgaaatcagaatttttattttttatttatttatttttttttagaatttttatttttttctttttaaatcagagaaatgagaaaatgacaaAGTTGGTTTTGGAGTCTGGGTAAGCAGGAGCAGGGTAAATtcaagttgttgttgttgttgttgttgtttttccttaagattttctttttaaataagctctacccccaacgtggggctggaactccCAACCCTGCGGTCAAGGCGAGGCGGCTCTTGGGTGGGTTTCCGCCGGGGTGCGCTGAGGCCCGCTCCACAGTAAGGCAGCTGGCAAGTTTTCAATGACTTAGTGCTGTTgagctttttctcctctctttgctCTTATATTTCTGTCGGTTTTCCTGTGTGTGTCATTTGCTTGCCTGTGTGCTTTGTGTTCCTATTGTACCGTGTGTTTGTCAATTCAAAATACTCGTTATAATATTAAGTACATTGACTTCgtttatatatggattttttttat encodes the following:
- the MRPL16 gene encoding LOW QUALITY PROTEIN: 39S ribosomal protein L16, mitochondrial isoform X5 (The sequence of the model RefSeq protein was modified relative to this genomic sequence to represent the inferred CDS: deleted 1 base in 1 codon) produces the protein MWRLLARAGAPLLRARTSGPRAAPPARAGLKTLLPVPTFEDVSIPEKPKLRFVERVPLVPKVRREPKNLSDIRGPSTEATEFTEGNFAILALGGGYLHWGHFEMMRLTINRSMDPKNMFALWRVPAPFKPITRKGVGQRMGGGKGAIDHYVTPVKAGRLIVELGGRCEFKEVQGFLDQVAHKLPFTAKAVSRETLEKMRRDQEEREQNNQNPWTFERIVTANMLGIRKYLSPYDLTQKGRYWGKFYMPERV